CGCAGAAGGCCCTTCCCGCCCCCGTCAGCACCGCTGCCTTCACGTCCCGGTCCTTGCCGAGCCTGACGAACAGGTCTTCCAGTTCGCTGTGGAGGACGCCGTTGACGGCATTGAGGACCTCCGGTCGGTTGAGGGTGCAGAGCGCCACCCCGTCGTCGTCGACCTCCACCAGGAGGTGGGTGTAGGAGTAAGCCATAGCAGCGACCCTCCTCACCGGGGCTGCAGGGCAGCCCCTGCCCTGTCCCCGATGTCAGACATGTTGACCAGATCAACAGCCATCATCGGCTCCAGGCCCCGCTGCTGTCAATCGGGCGGCCTCGGGGGCCGGCATTGACCCCCTGCCGTCGGGGCGCCTAAAATCGCAGACGGGTGGGGATATAGCTCAGCGGGAGAGCGCCGCGTTCGCAACGCGGAGGTCGCGGGTTCGAATCCCGCTATCTCCACCAGCGCATCGCCAGGAAGGGGGCCGCGGGATCTCCCGCGGCCCTTCGGCGTCCTCGGCCCCTGCTCGCGGGACAGGCCCTCTGTTACAATAACTGTTGCTGCCGGGTGGCAGGGCTATGTGCGCTAAGGACGTTCGCCGCGACTACTACGAGGTGCTGGGCGTCCCCCGCGACGCCAGCACAGAGGAGATCAAGCGCGCCTTTCGCCGCCTGGCCATGAAGTACCACCCCGACCGCAACCGCTCGCCCGACGCCGAGGCCCGCTTCAAGGAGATCAACGAGGCCTACGAGGTCCTCTCGGACCCCGAGAAGCGGGCCGCCTATGACCGCTTCGGCCACGACGGGCTGCAAGCCGGGGCCGACTTCGGACGCCCCTTCGAAGGGTTCCGCTTCGGCGGCTTCGGCGACATCTTCGATGCCTTCTTCGGCGCCGCCTCGGCCATGCGTCGCGAGGCCCAGAGGGGCGCCGACCGCCGGCTGGAGCTGGAGCTGGACCTGGCCGAGGCTGCCTTCGGCTGCGAGAAGGAGGTGGAGGTGACGAGGGTGGAGCGTTGCCCGCGCTGCGGCGGCAACGGCTGCGAGCCGGGCACCCGCCCCACCGCCTGTCCTTCCTGCGGCGGCAACGGCCAGGTGCGGCGCGTCCACCGCAGCTTCTTCGGCCAGTTCATCAACGTAGCCACCTGCCCCCAGTGCCAGGGCGAGGGGAGCGTCATCGCCCACCCTTGCCGCGACTGCCGCGGCAGCGGCCGCCTTCGTCGTTCGCGGCGCCTGCGCATCCAGGTGCCGCCGGGAGTGGACGACGGCACCCAGATGCGGGTGAGCGGCGAGGGGGACGCCGGCCACAACGGCGGCCCGGCAGGCAACCTGTATGTGCTGGTGCGCCTGCGGCCCCACCCCCATTTCCAGCGCGACGGCTACGACTTGGTCTACGAGCTGGAGCTGAACGTGGCCCAGGCCGCCCTGGGCTGCGAGGTGAGGGTGCCTACCCTGGAAGGGGACTCCTGCCCCCTGCGGATACCGCCCGGCACCCAGCACGGCCAGGAGTTCACCATCCGTGGCCGGGGCATCCCCCACCTGCACGACGGCGGCCGCGGGGACCTGCGCGTGCGCGTCCGTGTCGTCGTGCCGAAAGAGCTGACGCCGGAGCAGCGGCGGCTGCTGGAGGCCTTGGCCGCATCCTTCGGCACCCCCACAGCTGGCGACGGCGAGCGCGGCATCCTGGGGCGCATCCGCGACGCCCTGGGCTAGCCCCATGTGGCTGCAGCTGACTCTTCAGGTGGCGCCCCAGGACGCCGAGCTGGTGGCCGATGTGCTGCGCCAGCGCTGTCCGGCGGTGGCCATAGAGTATCGCGGCCCCTTTCGGGCCGAGGGGGCCTGGGCCGCCCCGGCGGAGGACTCTCCTGCCCGCGATGCATCCACCGCCCTGGTGCGGGTCTACCTGCCCGAGGACGAGGCGACCCTCGACCTGCGCCGCTCCCTCCGTTTGGCCCTGCGCTTCCTCCCCCTCACGGCGCCGCTGCGGTGGCGACGGGCGCGACGGTTGCGGGACGAGCAGTGGCAGCGGGCCTGGCAGAGACGCCTGCGGGCGCGACGCATCGGCCGCCTCCTGGTTCGCCCTTCCGGCCAGGCGGCCGTCGCCCGGGCGGGCGAAACGGTCATCGAGATAGACCCCGGCCTCGCCTTCGGCACCGGCGAGCACCCCACCACCGCCCTCTGCCTGGCGGCGCTGTCGCGGCTGGTCAGAGGCGGCGAGCGGGTGCTGGACGTGGGCACCGGCAGCGGCATCCTGGCCATCGCCGCCGCCCGGCTGGGGGCCGCCCGCGTTCTGGCCCTGGACATCGACCCTCAGGCGGTGAAGGCTGCCCGCGCCAATGCCCTGCGCAACGGCGTCGAGGCCGTGGTGGAGGTGAGGGAGGGGACCCTGACGCCGGCCCTGGCCGAGGCCTTCGACCTGGTATGCGCCAACATCGACGGCCTCAGCCTGGAGCGGATGGCCCCCCTTCTGGCGGCTGCCGTTGCGCCGGGAGGCAGGCTGGTGCTGAGCGGCTTCCTGACGGAAACGGCCCCGTCCCTCTCCAGGGCCTTCGAGGCCCTGGGCCTGCGGGTGGAGGAGAGGCCGGTGCGGAAGCCGTGGGCTGCCCTGGTGCTGGCCCGCGACTGACGGCCGTTGCCGTCCGTCCCTGGGGGTGGTATCCCTCCTGTGGGAGGTTGCCATGCGCCGCTTCTATGTGGAGCCGGGGACGGTGCGAGGGCGTCAGGTATCCCTGGGCCCCGAGGCCGCTCACCGCCTGGCCCGTGTGCTGCGCCTGCGCAGCGGCGAGCACCTGGTGCTGTTCGACGGCTCCGGGCAGGAATGGGAAGTGGAGCTGAAGTCGGTGGGGGCCAAAGGCCTCACCGCGGTGGTGGTGCAGGAGGTTCCGGCGCCGCCCGAGCCTCGGGTGCATCTGACCCTGCTGGCCTGCCTCCTGAAGGAGCCCCGATTCGAGCTGCTGCTGGAGAAGGCTACGGAGCTGGGGGTGGCCGAGATCGTGCCGGTGGTGGCCCGCCGGTCGGTGGTGCGCCCCTGGAAGGAGGGGGCCAAGCAGGAACGCTGGCGCCGCATCGTCATCGAGGCCACGGAGCAGTGCGAGCGGGCAAGGCCGCCGGAGCTGCATCCCCCAGTGCCCCTACCACAGGCCCTGCGCAGGGCCGAGGGACTGCGCATCGTGCCCTGGGAGGAGGAGCGCTCTCAGGGGCTGGGCCAGCTCCTGCGGGGCCTGCGAGAGCCGCCGCGGCAGGTATCCCTGCTGGTGGGGCCCGAAGGCGGCCTGGAGCCGCAGGAGGTGGAGATGGCCCGTCAGTGCGGCTTCGCCGTCGTTACCCTGGGGCCGCGCATCCTGCGGGCCGAGACGGCGGCCCTGGTAGCCTGCGCCCTGGTGATGCACGAGCTGGGGGAGCTAGGCCCCTGACAGGGCTTCCAGCCAGGCCATGGGGTCCACCCGCACGCCGTTGATCGCCAGCTCCCAGTGCAGGTGGGGGCCGCCAGCCAGGCCGGTGCTGCCCACCTTGCCCAGCTCCTGCCCCGCCTGAACCGTCTGGCCCTCCTGGACCGTCAGGGCGGACAGGTGGTGATAGCCGCTCACCACCCCTGCGCCGTGGTCCACCACCACTGACAGTCCGCGCAGGTGGAGCTGGCGGGCCAGCACCACCCGGCCCGAAGCCGGCGCCAGCACCGGCGTCCCCTCCGCTGCCGCCAGGTCGGTGCCGGTATGGGGCGAGTAGGGGCCGCCGTTGATGGAGCGGTAGACCCCGAAGGGGTCGGAGATGGGGCCGTCCAGCGGCATCCGCCAGGGCCCCTGCCATAGCCGCTGGGGGGTGAAGGAGGCGTGGGCCGCTGCCAGCAGCCGCACCTCTTCCTGGATCGCGGCAGCGTCCAGCAGCAGCCCAGCGGTGGACGGGGGCAAGAAGAGCTCCTCTCGCGGGTATCCGCCGTCCACTACCTGCAGGGCTGCCTGGTCCAGCATCTGGTCGCCCAGCAGCAGGACGACGATGTAGACGCCCGGCGTCTGGTCGAGGGGAACGGGCAGGTAGCCGACGGCCTCGTCCCCTTCCCTGACCAGGGGGATGCGGCGTCCTGCCGCCTCGACCGCCAGGGGGCCGTCGGGGGCGGGGCGGGCCTTCAACAGGACGGCCGTCCCCTGGCGGGCGGCGAAAGGCGATACCCGCAGCCGCGGCGGCTCGGGCGTGGGAGTGGGCGTGGGGGGCGTGGACACGAGCGACGGGCTGGGTGTGACCAGCTCCGCCCGGGACGACGGTGAGGGGCCTCCCCCCTGGGAACAGGCGCTGCCCAGCCCCAGCAGGGCCCAGAATAGCGCCGTGAAGAGCAAGGCCCAGCGCACGCGACCCAGCGTATCTTATCGTGCGGAGCTGGCGCTTTACCAGCCGCTGGCCCGGGGGACGCCGGGCGGCCGGTTGACAGGCCTCAACGGTTCCGCTAGAGTTGGCGCAAATAAGCTGAGGGCACGCCGCCCCAAGGGCCGGCGCCATGGACGTTTCCGGCCCGCGGGGATATACTTCTTGTTACAACAGTCACGAATCCCGAGAGGCGGACGGAGAGGGATGCCGACGTTGAGGGGGGCCAAGGGCCTCTACGACCCGACCTTCGAGCAGGACGCCTGCGGCGTGGGCTTCGTCGCCCGCCCGTCGTCCCAGCCTAGCCGCGACATCGTGGAGATGGCCCTGGAGGCCGTGGTGAAGCTCACCCACCGCGGCGCCCTGGACGCCGACGCCAAGACGGGCGACGGGGCCGGCATCCTCGTCCAGCTGCCCAGGCGCTTCTTCACCCGCGAGCTGGAGCGCATGGGCCTGCGCCTGGATAGGCCCGAGGAGCTGGCGGTGGCTATGGTCTTCCTGCCCCAGCCAGAGGGGGAGGCTGCCAGGGCGAGGGAGGCGCTGGAGGCCCGTGCCCGCGCCCGGGGCCTGCGCGTCCTGGCCTGGCGGCAGGTGCCCGTGGACCCCTCCGTGCTGGGCGACAAGGCCCGCTCCACCATGCCCCGTATCGAGCAGATGCTGGTCGTGCCGGCGGTGCCCCTGGACGCCGAGGCCTACGAGCGGGCCCTGTACCTGGTGCGCAAGGAGGCCGAGGCCGACTTCGCCCGCCAGGAGCTGGACTGCTACATACCATCCTTCTCTCACCGCACCGTGGTCTACAAGGGCTTGCTGGTGGCCTGGCAGCTGCGGGGATTCTACCTGGACCTGCAGGACCCCCTGTTCGAGTCGGCCCTGGCCATATTTCACCAGCGCTATTCCACCAACACCTTCCCCACCTGGCCTCTGGCCCAGCCCTTCCGCATGCTGGCCCACAACGGCGAAATCAACACCCTCATGGGCAACTACAACTGGATGCGGGCCCGGGAGCCGGAGCTCAGCTCCCGACTGTGGGGCCAAGACATCGAGAGCCTGAAGCCCATCATCGTTCCCGGCGGCTCCGACTCGGCCATGCTGGACAACGCCCTGGAGGCCCTGGTGCTCTCGGGGCGCGACCTGTTGCACGCCATGCTCATGCTGGTGCCCGAGGCCTGGGAGCGGATGCCCGACCTGGACCCCGCCTGGCGCGACTTTTACGAGTACCACGCCTGCCTGATGGAGCCGTGGGACGGGCCGGCCGCCCTGGCCTTCACCGATGGCCTCAAGGTGGGGGCCACCCTGGACCGCAACGGCCTGCGCCCCCTGCGCTACAAGGTGGCCAGGGACGGCCTGGTGGTGGCCGGGTCCGAGGTGGGCATCGTCGACATGGACGAGGCCCAGGTAGCCGAGAAGGGGCGCCTGGGCCCGGGCGAGATGCTGGTGGTGGACACGGCCCGCGGCCGCATCCTCAAGAAGGACGAGGTGATGGCCGAGCTGGTGGGCCGCCGCCCCTACGGCGACTGGCTGAGGCAGCACATGGTCCGCCTGCGGGAGCCTTTCCCCACCGACGGCCACCGGGCGGACACGCCCGACGGCGTCGACCTGGGCCAGCTGCAGACGGCCTTCGCCTGCACCAACGAGGACGTGCGCATGATCCTCAAGACCATGGCCAGCCAGGGGCACGACCCCGTCTTCTCCATGGGGGACGACATCCCTCTGGCCGTCCTGTCCCAGACCCATCGGCCCCTGAGCTTCTACTTCCGCCAGCGCTTCGCTCAGGTGACCAACCCGGCCATCGACCCCCTGCGGGAGGAGCTGGTCATGTCCCTGGACTGCTACGTGGGGCCCAGGGGCAGCATCTTCGAGGAGACGCCGGAGCACGCCCGAGTCATCCATCTGGAGACCCCTCTCCTCTCGGCCCAGGCGCTGGAGGCCATCCGTCGCGGGGGCAACGGCGCCTTCCGTGTGCGGGAGCTGCCCGCCCTCTTCCCGGTCGATAGAGGCCCCGAGGGGCTGGAGGAGGCCCTGGAAGAGCTCTGTCGGCGAGCGGTGGAGGCCGCCGATGAGGGCTACGAGTTGCTGCTGCTGACCGATCGCGGGGTGGATGCCCAGCATGCTCCCATCCCCATGTTGCTGGCGGTGGGGGCCGTCCACCATGGCCTCATCCGTGCTGGCCGCCGCATGAAGACGGACATCGTGGTGGAGACGGGGGCGGCCTGGGACGTGCACCACTTCGCCCTTCTGCTGGGCTACGGTGCCAACGGCATCTATCCCTATCTGGCCATGGCCACCCTGCGGGCCTTCCTGCAAGAGCGGGACATGGCCGAGGCCGACATCGAGGAGGTGCTGGCCAACTTCCGCCAGGCAGTGGAGAGGGGCCTCCTGAAGGTCATGTCCAAGATGGGCATCTCGGCCCTGCGATCCTATCGCGGCGCCCAGATCTTTGAGATCATCGGCCTGGCCCAGGAGGTGGTGGACCGCTGCTTCACGGGCACGCCCGCGCGGCTGGGGGGCATCGGCCTGCGGGAGATAGGGGAGGACGTCCTCTACTGGCACCAGCAGGCCTACCAGGTCTACCCCGAGACGCGGCGCCTGCCCGACATCGGCTACGTGCGCTTCCGACGGGAGGGCGAGTACCACGGCTTCAACCCCCAGGTGGTGACGGCCCTGCAGAAGGCGGTCCAGACGGGCGACTACCAGGCCTACAAGGAGTTCTCGCAGATGGTGCACAGCGGGCCGCCGCGCACCCTGCGGGACCTGCTGGAGATCCGCAGCGACCGCTCGCCCATACCGCTGGAGGAGGTGGAGCCGGCCAGCGAGATCGTGCAGCGCTTCGTGACGGCGGCCATGTCCCTGGGCGCCCTGTCGCCCGAGGCCCACAAGACCATCGCCATCGCCATGAACCGTCTGGGGGGCAAGAGCAACACCGGCGAGGGAGGCGAGGACCGTAGCTGGTACCAGCCCCTGCCCGGGGGCGATTCGGCCTCCAGCCGCATCAAGCAGGTGGCCTCGGGCCGCTTCGGCGTCACCATCGAATACCTGACCCAGGGCGACGAGCTGGAGATCAAGATAGCCCAGGGCTCCAAGCCGGGCGAGGGCGGGCAGTTGCCGGGGCACAAGGTCAACGAGTTCATCGCCTCGGTGCGGCACGCCATCCCCGGCATCCCCCTCATCTCGCCTCCGCCCCATCACGACATCTACAGCATCGAAGACCTGGCCCAGCTCATCTACGACCTGAAGCAGGCCAACCCCAGGGCGCGGGTGGGGGTGAAGCTGGTGGCCGAGAGCGGCGTGGGCACCATCGCCGCCGGCGTGGCCAAGGCCTACGCCGACTACATCCAGATATCCGGCTCCGAGGGCGGCACCGGCGCCTCGCCTCTCTCCTCCATCAAGAACGCCGGCTGCCCCTGGGAGCTGGGGCTGGCCGAGACCCAGCAGGTGCTGATGCTCAATGGCCTCCGCGGACGGGTGCGCCTGCGCACCGACGGCGGCCTGAAGACGGGCTGGGACGTGGTCAAGGCGGCCTTGCTGGGAGCCGACGAGTACGGCTTCGGCACTGCCGCCCTCATCGCCATCGGCTGCGACATGGCCCGCCAGTGCCACCTGAACACCTGCCCCACGGGCATTGCTACCCAGCGTCGCGACCTCATCGACAAGCGGTTCCAGGGGCGGCCTGAGTATGTGGTGAACTACTTCACGTTCGTGGCCGAAGAGGTGAGGGAGGTCCTGGCCTTCATGGGCTACCGGCGGCTGGAGGAGATCATAGGCCGGGTGGACTTGCTGGCGCCCAGGGAGCTCCCGGAGGGGCACCGGGGCCGCACCCTCACCCTGGAGGCGGTGCTGGCCGACGTAGACCCGGCCCGTGTTTCGCCGCGGCGCTGCGTCCAGCCCCGCAACGACCGCCCCCACCCCTGCGCCGACGACCGCATATGGGAGCAGGTGCTGCCTGCCCTGGAGGAGGGCCGCCCGGTGCGGGTGGAGACGGAGATCCGCAACTCCGACCTGACGGCGGGGGCGCGCATCGCCGGTGCCATCGCCCAGCGCTACCGCCTGGAGGGGCTGCCCGAGGGCACCATCGAGATCGTCTACCGGGGCAGCGCCGGCCAGAGCTTCGGCGCCTGGTGTGCCAACGGCATGCGCCTGATCCTAGAGGGGGAGGCCAACGACTACGTGGGCAAAGGGATGAGCGGCGGCGAGATCATCGTCCGACCCCCCAGGGGCGCCCCCTATGACAGCCATCTGAACGTCATCGTCGGCAACACGGTGCTGTACGGGGCCACCGGCGGCAAGCTGTTCGTGGCCGGCCGGGCAGGCGAGCGCTTCGCCGTGCGCAACTCGGGGGCCATCGCCGTGGTAGAGGGCGCTGGGGACCACTGCTGCGAATACATGACCCAGGGGCTGGTGGTGGTGCTGGGCCGCACGGGGCGGAACTTCGGCGCCGGCATGTCCTGGGGCCACGCCTTCGTCCTGGACGAGGACGGCACCTTCCCCCGGCGCTACAACCCCGAGCTCATCACCATCCAGAGGGTCGAGCAGCCGGAAGACGAGGCCCTGCTGCGCTCCCTCATCGAGGAGCACGCCCACAAGACGGGCAGCCGCTGGGCGCGCCACATCCTGGACCACTGGCGAGACTTCCTGCCCCTGTTCTGGAAGGTGGTGCCCCTGTCGGTTCCCATGGACGTCATGGGGCACGCCATACACCGTAGGGAGGGCCACGAGGCGCAGGCAGGCGCCGCCCCTGGCCACCCCTAGCGGAGGCCCCGGCCCCGCGCTATACTAGCGTTAGAGCCACAGCTAAAGGAGCAGAGCGAGGGGAGCGGCCATGATCACCATGACGGAGCGGGCGGCCAGCAAGGCCAAGGA
This region of Dehalococcoidia bacterium genomic DNA includes:
- the dnaJ gene encoding molecular chaperone DnaJ, yielding MCAKDVRRDYYEVLGVPRDASTEEIKRAFRRLAMKYHPDRNRSPDAEARFKEINEAYEVLSDPEKRAAYDRFGHDGLQAGADFGRPFEGFRFGGFGDIFDAFFGAASAMRREAQRGADRRLELELDLAEAAFGCEKEVEVTRVERCPRCGGNGCEPGTRPTACPSCGGNGQVRRVHRSFFGQFINVATCPQCQGEGSVIAHPCRDCRGSGRLRRSRRLRIQVPPGVDDGTQMRVSGEGDAGHNGGPAGNLYVLVRLRPHPHFQRDGYDLVYELELNVAQAALGCEVRVPTLEGDSCPLRIPPGTQHGQEFTIRGRGIPHLHDGGRGDLRVRVRVVVPKELTPEQRRLLEALAASFGTPTAGDGERGILGRIRDALG
- a CDS encoding 50S ribosomal protein L11 methyltransferase; the encoded protein is MWLQLTLQVAPQDAELVADVLRQRCPAVAIEYRGPFRAEGAWAAPAEDSPARDASTALVRVYLPEDEATLDLRRSLRLALRFLPLTAPLRWRRARRLRDEQWQRAWQRRLRARRIGRLLVRPSGQAAVARAGETVIEIDPGLAFGTGEHPTTALCLAALSRLVRGGERVLDVGTGSGILAIAAARLGAARVLALDIDPQAVKAARANALRNGVEAVVEVREGTLTPALAEAFDLVCANIDGLSLERMAPLLAAAVAPGGRLVLSGFLTETAPSLSRAFEALGLRVEERPVRKPWAALVLARD
- a CDS encoding 16S rRNA (uracil(1498)-N(3))-methyltransferase; the encoded protein is MRRFYVEPGTVRGRQVSLGPEAAHRLARVLRLRSGEHLVLFDGSGQEWEVELKSVGAKGLTAVVVQEVPAPPEPRVHLTLLACLLKEPRFELLLEKATELGVAEIVPVVARRSVVRPWKEGAKQERWRRIVIEATEQCERARPPELHPPVPLPQALRRAEGLRIVPWEEERSQGLGQLLRGLREPPRQVSLLVGPEGGLEPQEVEMARQCGFAVVTLGPRILRAETAALVACALVMHELGELGP
- a CDS encoding M23 family metallopeptidase, producing the protein MRWALLFTALFWALLGLGSACSQGGGPSPSSRAELVTPSPSLVSTPPTPTPTPEPPRLRVSPFAARQGTAVLLKARPAPDGPLAVEAAGRRIPLVREGDEAVGYLPVPLDQTPGVYIVVLLLGDQMLDQAALQVVDGGYPREELFLPPSTAGLLLDAAAIQEEVRLLAAAHASFTPQRLWQGPWRMPLDGPISDPFGVYRSINGGPYSPHTGTDLAAAEGTPVLAPASGRVVLARQLHLRGLSVVVDHGAGVVSGYHHLSALTVQEGQTVQAGQELGKVGSTGLAGGPHLHWELAINGVRVDPMAWLEALSGA
- the gltB gene encoding glutamate synthase large subunit, with the protein product MRGAKGLYDPTFEQDACGVGFVARPSSQPSRDIVEMALEAVVKLTHRGALDADAKTGDGAGILVQLPRRFFTRELERMGLRLDRPEELAVAMVFLPQPEGEAARAREALEARARARGLRVLAWRQVPVDPSVLGDKARSTMPRIEQMLVVPAVPLDAEAYERALYLVRKEAEADFARQELDCYIPSFSHRTVVYKGLLVAWQLRGFYLDLQDPLFESALAIFHQRYSTNTFPTWPLAQPFRMLAHNGEINTLMGNYNWMRAREPELSSRLWGQDIESLKPIIVPGGSDSAMLDNALEALVLSGRDLLHAMLMLVPEAWERMPDLDPAWRDFYEYHACLMEPWDGPAALAFTDGLKVGATLDRNGLRPLRYKVARDGLVVAGSEVGIVDMDEAQVAEKGRLGPGEMLVVDTARGRILKKDEVMAELVGRRPYGDWLRQHMVRLREPFPTDGHRADTPDGVDLGQLQTAFACTNEDVRMILKTMASQGHDPVFSMGDDIPLAVLSQTHRPLSFYFRQRFAQVTNPAIDPLREELVMSLDCYVGPRGSIFEETPEHARVIHLETPLLSAQALEAIRRGGNGAFRVRELPALFPVDRGPEGLEEALEELCRRAVEAADEGYELLLLTDRGVDAQHAPIPMLLAVGAVHHGLIRAGRRMKTDIVVETGAAWDVHHFALLLGYGANGIYPYLAMATLRAFLQERDMAEADIEEVLANFRQAVERGLLKVMSKMGISALRSYRGAQIFEIIGLAQEVVDRCFTGTPARLGGIGLREIGEDVLYWHQQAYQVYPETRRLPDIGYVRFRREGEYHGFNPQVVTALQKAVQTGDYQAYKEFSQMVHSGPPRTLRDLLEIRSDRSPIPLEEVEPASEIVQRFVTAAMSLGALSPEAHKTIAIAMNRLGGKSNTGEGGEDRSWYQPLPGGDSASSRIKQVASGRFGVTIEYLTQGDELEIKIAQGSKPGEGGQLPGHKVNEFIASVRHAIPGIPLISPPPHHDIYSIEDLAQLIYDLKQANPRARVGVKLVAESGVGTIAAGVAKAYADYIQISGSEGGTGASPLSSIKNAGCPWELGLAETQQVLMLNGLRGRVRLRTDGGLKTGWDVVKAALLGADEYGFGTAALIAIGCDMARQCHLNTCPTGIATQRRDLIDKRFQGRPEYVVNYFTFVAEEVREVLAFMGYRRLEEIIGRVDLLAPRELPEGHRGRTLTLEAVLADVDPARVSPRRCVQPRNDRPHPCADDRIWEQVLPALEEGRPVRVETEIRNSDLTAGARIAGAIAQRYRLEGLPEGTIEIVYRGSAGQSFGAWCANGMRLILEGEANDYVGKGMSGGEIIVRPPRGAPYDSHLNVIVGNTVLYGATGGKLFVAGRAGERFAVRNSGAIAVVEGAGDHCCEYMTQGLVVVLGRTGRNFGAGMSWGHAFVLDEDGTFPRRYNPELITIQRVEQPEDEALLRSLIEEHAHKTGSRWARHILDHWRDFLPLFWKVVPLSVPMDVMGHAIHRREGHEAQAGAAPGHP